In Hymenobacter gelipurpurascens, one DNA window encodes the following:
- a CDS encoding alpha/beta hydrolase family protein has product MKILLLTLALSGAALGLAQAQELPYQLPPKAIAALADAPPIPRVSFASNGQWMLLQDVQAMPAISDVSQPELRLAGLRINPRTNGASRVNYATNLRLRRLPEGKELLVQGLPAKARISEVQWSPDNTKIAFTHTTSDHIELWLVDVASASARLVPNLFLNGIFGSSYEWMSDSKTLIARAVVGGRGEAPSTLAAPAGPVIQENVGKAAGARTYQDLLHTPVDERLFDYYGLAQVVKVGLDGRMAPLGQPGIVQEAEPSPNGRFILVKKRHRPYSYTLPVSSFPMRVEVINLEGLVVKELAELPLADNVPTSFDAVPTGQRRHGWREDAPNTIFWVEAQDGGDPKKTTDVRDRIFALPAPFDGQPQELAALPLRFQDIHWGTDKLALVEGRRWSDRHETMWTLDLATKTSLTPLFDRSTQDTYADPGTPYLTRNAQGRYVLATDGTSESIYLLGTGASAEGDRPFVDELNVRTKKSQRWWRSEAPYYEVPVALLDLNKRLFATRRESAQEAPNYVLRDARSNKVTPLTRFANPYASLGNLQKQVLKYKRADGVELTANLYLPPNYKKEDGPLPTLMEAYPVEFKNKKDAGQVKGSPYTFTRLNWGSPVFWVTQGYAVLQGTSIPIVGEGTKEPNDTYVEQLKASAKAAIDEGVRLGVVDAKRVAVMGHSYGAFMTANLLAHTDLFKAGIARSGAYNRTLTPFGFQGEERTYWEAPEVYNQMSPFNYANKIKTPILLIHGEADNNSGTFPIQSERFYNALKGHGATVRYVVLPAESHGYAARESIMHMLWEMNSWLDKYVKNPGSAVATPEASNAPVK; this is encoded by the coding sequence ATGAAGATACTTCTCCTCACGTTGGCCCTGAGCGGTGCTGCACTCGGCCTCGCGCAGGCCCAGGAGCTGCCCTACCAGCTACCGCCTAAAGCTATTGCGGCCCTGGCCGATGCGCCACCTATTCCGCGCGTGAGCTTTGCCTCCAATGGCCAATGGATGCTGTTGCAGGATGTGCAGGCGATGCCCGCCATCTCGGATGTTTCGCAGCCGGAACTGCGCCTGGCTGGCCTACGCATCAACCCGCGCACCAATGGCGCCAGCCGCGTGAACTATGCCACCAACCTGCGCCTGCGCCGCCTGCCCGAGGGCAAGGAGCTGCTGGTGCAGGGTTTGCCGGCCAAAGCCCGCATCAGCGAGGTGCAATGGTCGCCGGACAACACGAAAATTGCCTTCACGCACACTACCTCCGACCACATTGAGCTGTGGCTGGTTGATGTAGCTTCGGCTTCGGCCCGCCTGGTCCCGAACCTGTTTCTGAACGGCATTTTCGGTTCCAGCTACGAGTGGATGTCGGATAGCAAAACCCTCATTGCCCGCGCCGTAGTAGGTGGCCGCGGCGAGGCGCCCAGCACTCTGGCAGCGCCAGCCGGCCCAGTTATTCAGGAAAATGTGGGCAAAGCCGCCGGCGCCCGCACTTACCAGGATTTGCTGCACACCCCCGTTGATGAACGCCTTTTCGATTACTATGGCCTAGCGCAGGTAGTGAAAGTGGGCCTCGATGGACGCATGGCACCACTAGGCCAGCCCGGCATTGTGCAGGAAGCCGAGCCCTCGCCCAACGGCCGCTTTATTCTGGTGAAAAAGCGCCACCGCCCCTACTCCTATACCCTGCCCGTGAGCAGCTTCCCGATGCGGGTAGAAGTCATCAACCTGGAAGGCTTGGTAGTAAAAGAACTGGCCGAGCTGCCGCTGGCTGATAACGTACCCACCAGCTTTGACGCCGTGCCCACTGGCCAGCGCCGCCACGGCTGGCGCGAAGACGCTCCCAACACCATTTTCTGGGTAGAAGCCCAGGACGGTGGCGACCCGAAGAAAACCACCGACGTACGCGACCGGATTTTTGCGCTGCCTGCTCCTTTCGATGGGCAGCCGCAGGAGCTGGCGGCTCTGCCGTTGCGCTTCCAGGACATCCATTGGGGTACCGATAAGCTGGCCCTCGTAGAAGGTCGCCGCTGGTCGGACCGCCACGAGACGATGTGGACGCTGGATCTGGCGACCAAAACCTCCCTCACCCCGCTCTTCGACCGCTCTACGCAAGACACGTACGCCGACCCCGGCACCCCTTACCTGACGCGCAACGCCCAGGGCCGCTACGTGCTGGCCACCGACGGCACCAGCGAATCTATCTATCTGCTGGGCACTGGCGCCTCAGCGGAAGGCGACCGTCCTTTCGTGGATGAGCTAAACGTACGCACCAAGAAAAGCCAGCGCTGGTGGCGCTCCGAGGCCCCTTATTACGAGGTGCCCGTGGCCTTGCTCGACCTCAACAAGCGTCTGTTCGCCACCCGCCGCGAATCAGCGCAGGAGGCCCCGAACTACGTGCTGCGCGATGCACGCAGCAATAAAGTGACGCCCCTCACCAGATTCGCCAACCCTTATGCCAGCCTCGGCAACCTGCAGAAGCAGGTACTGAAGTACAAGCGTGCCGATGGCGTGGAACTCACGGCCAACCTCTACCTCCCCCCAAACTACAAGAAGGAAGACGGCCCGTTGCCTACCCTGATGGAGGCCTACCCCGTAGAGTTCAAGAACAAAAAGGACGCTGGCCAGGTCAAAGGCTCGCCCTACACCTTCACGCGCCTCAACTGGGGCTCCCCCGTATTCTGGGTAACGCAGGGCTACGCCGTGCTGCAAGGCACCAGCATCCCGATTGTGGGCGAGGGCACCAAGGAGCCTAACGACACCTACGTAGAGCAACTCAAGGCTTCGGCTAAAGCCGCCATCGACGAAGGGGTGCGCCTGGGCGTGGTAGATGCCAAGCGCGTGGCCGTGATGGGCCACAGCTACGGCGCCTTCATGACCGCGAACCTGCTGGCGCACACCGACTTGTTTAAAGCGGGTATTGCGCGCAGCGGCGCCTACAACCGCACGCTTACGCCCTTCGGTTTCCAGGGCGAAGAGCGCACCTATTGGGAGGCGCCTGAGGTGTACAATCAGATGTCGCCGTTCAACTACGCCAATAAGATCAAGACACCCATTCTGCTGATTCATGGCGAGGCCGACAACAACTCCGGCACCTTCCCCATCCAGAGCGAGCGGTTCTACAACGCTCTGAAAGGCCACGGCGCCACGGTGCGCTATGTGGTGCTGCCAGCAGAGTCGCACGGCTACGCGGCCCGCGAGTCCATCATGCACATGCTCTGGGAAATGAACTCCTGGCTGGATAAATACGTGAAGAACCCCGGCAGCGCCGTAGCTACGCCCGAGGCCAGCAACGCCCCAGTTAAGTAA
- a CDS encoding YMGG-like glycine zipper-containing protein, whose product MKTLKGYIAMFSAVLLLGATAAPQTAEAQTAPKKGWSKKAKGAAIGGGAGAVTGAVLGGGKGAVVGGVVGAAAGGVVGRNKDKKKDPARYKTYKK is encoded by the coding sequence ATGAAGACGTTGAAAGGATATATCGCCATGTTTTCGGCTGTTCTGCTGTTGGGCGCTACGGCTGCACCTCAAACGGCTGAAGCGCAGACTGCTCCTAAAAAAGGCTGGAGTAAAAAAGCCAAAGGTGCCGCCATTGGCGGTGGTGCCGGTGCCGTAACCGGGGCTGTTCTGGGCGGCGGTAAAGGTGCTGTGGTTGGTGGCGTAGTTGGCGCCGCTGCCGGTGGCGTGGTTGGCCGCAACAAAGACAAGAAAAAAGACCCCGCTCGGTATAAAACCTACAAGAAGTAA
- a CDS encoding methyltransferase domain-containing protein: MEEQIQQQVQDYYGQQLRTSQDLKTNACCTDDIPAEHKRILAQLEPEVLEKYYGCGVCVPPAVEGCTVLDLGSGSGRDAYLLSKLVGEQGHVIGVDMTEEQLSVARRHIQAHTEKFGYQQPNVEFRHGYIEDLRTADLADNSVDVVVSNCVLNLSTDKEATYREIFRVLKPGGELHISDVFADRRVPEALRQDPVLYGECLSGALYIDDFRRLLLNLGIRDYRLTEQRRLTINNPEIEAKVGNIKFYSLTLRAFKLDLEDKCEDYGQVAIYQGTVPGQPHAFELDDHHRFETGRPMLVCGNTADMVSRTRYGAHFKVLGNKDQHFGLFPCGPTPATEGAGAADAVSCGC; this comes from the coding sequence ATGGAAGAACAAATTCAACAGCAGGTCCAAGATTACTACGGTCAGCAACTGCGCACCAGCCAGGATCTGAAAACTAATGCCTGCTGCACCGACGATATTCCGGCCGAGCACAAGCGCATTCTGGCCCAGCTGGAGCCCGAAGTGCTGGAAAAATACTACGGTTGTGGTGTGTGCGTGCCCCCGGCCGTGGAAGGCTGCACGGTGCTAGACCTGGGCAGTGGCAGTGGCCGCGACGCCTATTTGCTCTCCAAGCTGGTAGGCGAGCAGGGCCACGTCATTGGGGTGGATATGACCGAAGAGCAGCTCTCGGTAGCGAGGCGCCACATCCAGGCGCACACCGAGAAGTTCGGCTACCAGCAGCCCAACGTGGAGTTTCGGCATGGCTACATCGAGGACCTGCGTACTGCCGACCTGGCCGATAACAGCGTGGATGTGGTTGTGAGCAACTGTGTTCTCAACCTCAGTACCGATAAAGAGGCCACCTACCGCGAGATTTTCCGGGTGCTGAAGCCCGGCGGCGAGCTGCACATCTCCGACGTATTCGCCGACCGCCGCGTGCCCGAAGCCTTACGCCAGGATCCGGTACTGTACGGCGAGTGCCTCAGCGGCGCGCTCTACATCGACGACTTCCGCCGTCTGCTCCTGAACCTGGGCATCCGCGACTACCGCCTCACGGAGCAGCGCCGCCTCACCATCAACAACCCCGAGATTGAGGCCAAAGTCGGCAACATCAAGTTCTATTCGCTCACGCTGCGCGCCTTCAAGCTCGACCTGGAAGACAAGTGCGAGGACTACGGTCAGGTAGCCATCTACCAGGGTACCGTGCCCGGCCAGCCCCACGCCTTCGAGCTCGACGACCACCACCGTTTTGAAACCGGTAGGCCTATGCTCGTGTGCGGCAACACCGCCGACATGGTCAGCCGCACGCGCTACGGTGCGCACTTCAAAGTGCTCGGCAACAAAGACCAGCACTTCGGCCTGTTTCCCTGCGGCCCAACTCCGGCTACGGAAGGCGCAGGTGCCGCTGACGCGGTTTCCTGCGGCTGCTAG
- a CDS encoding D-2-hydroxyacid dehydrogenase has product MRLFIYPTLSDSARALLLQQLPTDVVPTFRQDLAPQQQQSNFQQTEILLGNPPVEWFQLPPSGLQFWQIDSAGIERYHAVQLSCPVANVGDFFAWPCAETMLAGLLGLYRCIPKLAVWQAEKHWEGVPVRQQTGLLRDKRIVILGSGAIGQAVAQQLSGFTSAVRFLARTDPKAQLHSKEELKAALPETDIVVNCLPGSAAGFFSAELINAMAPGSIYASVGRGNTTDEPALIAALQAGRLGGAVLDVTAQEPLPTDSPLWTIPNVLLTQHSGGGQPEEDEGKVRILLRNLHHLRHQEPLENQVELSRGY; this is encoded by the coding sequence ATGCGTCTGTTTATCTACCCTACCCTCTCCGACTCGGCCCGGGCCTTGTTGCTTCAACAGCTTCCCACCGATGTGGTTCCGACATTCCGGCAAGATCTGGCGCCGCAGCAGCAGCAATCCAATTTCCAGCAAACCGAAATCCTGCTCGGCAACCCGCCCGTAGAGTGGTTCCAGTTGCCCCCGAGTGGCCTACAGTTCTGGCAGATAGACTCGGCCGGTATTGAGCGTTACCACGCGGTACAGCTCAGCTGCCCGGTGGCCAACGTGGGCGACTTTTTCGCGTGGCCCTGCGCCGAAACGATGCTGGCGGGCCTGCTAGGCCTCTATCGGTGCATCCCGAAGCTGGCGGTTTGGCAAGCCGAAAAGCACTGGGAGGGCGTGCCCGTACGGCAGCAAACTGGCCTACTGCGGGATAAGCGGATAGTTATTCTGGGCAGTGGCGCCATTGGGCAAGCCGTGGCACAACAGCTCTCCGGCTTTACCAGCGCCGTTCGATTCCTGGCCCGCACCGACCCAAAGGCTCAGTTGCATTCGAAAGAGGAACTGAAAGCTGCCCTCCCCGAGACGGATATCGTGGTGAACTGCCTGCCCGGCAGCGCCGCCGGCTTCTTCTCCGCCGAGCTTATCAACGCCATGGCACCCGGCAGCATTTATGCCAGCGTAGGCCGCGGCAACACCACCGACGAGCCCGCCCTGATTGCCGCCCTGCAGGCTGGCCGTCTCGGCGGGGCCGTGCTCGATGTGACTGCCCAAGAGCCCCTGCCCACTGATAGCCCACTCTGGACTATACCTAACGTGCTGCTCACTCAGCACAGCGGCGGCGGCCAGCCCGAGGAAGATGAAGGCAAAGTGCGGATTCTGCTGCGCAACCTGCACCATCTGCGCCATCAAGAGCCGCTGGAAAACCAAGTGGAGCTGAGCCGCGGGTATTGA
- a CDS encoding GreA/GreB family elongation factor, whose translation MSRAFTKEDDSLEAPIIPPRPALPPGSPNYVTPTGLEQLRAELATLEAERTVAEANRENEADRTRQLTVYNGRITALNDRIASAKVVDPRGQPAKEVRFGATVTLVTRSGGKPGLERRFTIVGVDEASVAEGKVAFVAPIARAVQGAKLGKTVTLRLGPKEEVVEVTSITYEVA comes from the coding sequence ATGAGCCGCGCATTCACCAAAGAAGACGATTCCCTCGAAGCTCCCATTATTCCGCCTCGGCCGGCCCTGCCGCCCGGCTCGCCCAACTATGTCACGCCCACTGGCCTAGAGCAGCTCCGCGCCGAGCTGGCGACGCTTGAAGCGGAGCGCACAGTGGCCGAAGCCAACCGCGAAAACGAAGCCGACCGCACCCGTCAGCTCACGGTGTATAACGGCCGCATCACGGCCCTGAATGACCGCATTGCCAGCGCCAAAGTGGTAGACCCACGCGGGCAACCCGCCAAGGAGGTACGCTTCGGAGCTACCGTTACGCTCGTAACGCGTAGCGGCGGCAAGCCCGGCCTGGAGCGCCGCTTCACGATTGTGGGAGTGGATGAGGCTTCGGTGGCGGAAGGCAAGGTGGCTTTCGTGGCGCCTATTGCGCGGGCGGTGCAGGGCGCCAAACTAGGCAAAACCGTCACGCTACGCCTCGGCCCCAAAGAAGAAGTAGTAGAGGTGACTAGTATTACCTACGAGGTGGCCTAG
- a CDS encoding GNAT family N-acetyltransferase, protein MSEHADFRLTTSRLILRPLQPSDLEAFAAYRADPEIARYQSWEPYSLAQATEFLAKYGQQPVPAAPGGWVQIGIAERATNKLLGDCALHLHEHEPRIAEIGVTLSAAAQGSGYATEALQALFQYLFTDLQLHRVVAVTDSLNLPTARLLERIGMRREAHFRQNIWFKGAWGDEFQYALLREEWLAQQKSLGH, encoded by the coding sequence ATGTCAGAACACGCAGACTTTCGCCTAACTACTTCTCGCCTAATCTTACGCCCACTGCAACCCTCCGATCTGGAAGCGTTTGCTGCGTATCGGGCCGACCCTGAAATTGCTCGTTATCAGAGCTGGGAGCCTTATAGTTTGGCGCAGGCTACCGAGTTTCTGGCAAAGTACGGACAGCAGCCAGTGCCCGCAGCACCTGGCGGCTGGGTCCAGATAGGCATTGCGGAGCGCGCCACAAACAAGCTGCTCGGCGACTGTGCGCTGCATTTGCATGAGCACGAACCCCGAATAGCCGAAATCGGTGTTACGCTGTCTGCCGCTGCTCAAGGCTCAGGGTATGCCACCGAGGCCCTGCAGGCCTTATTCCAGTATCTGTTCACGGACTTGCAGCTGCACCGGGTGGTTGCCGTCACCGATAGCCTAAACCTGCCCACGGCCCGCTTGCTCGAAAGAATTGGGATGCGCCGCGAGGCTCACTTTCGCCAAAACATCTGGTTTAAAGGAGCTTGGGGCGATGAATTTCAGTATGCACTGCTACGAGAAGAGTGGCTGGCCCAGCAAAAGAGCCTAGGCCACTAA
- a CDS encoding DUF72 domain-containing protein: MPAWHIGCSGFHYKHWKGSFYPEKLPQRRWFEFYSQHFQTLELNVTFYRFPQLSFLEPWYQNSIPEFRFAVKAPRLITHYKQFHDTTQLLADFYGTVQEGLKEKLGPVLFQLPPRMTFSEERLLRIVESLDPAYQNVLEFRHLSWWEGQVFQELSRRRIAFAGQSHPHLPDEVVANTDFLYYRFHGTPELYKSPYSEDFLRRITNEIQDSQHVKQAYVYFNNDIDASAIGNAKQMQALVA, from the coding sequence ATGCCTGCTTGGCACATTGGCTGTTCTGGCTTTCATTACAAGCATTGGAAGGGCTCCTTCTATCCCGAAAAGCTGCCTCAGCGGCGGTGGTTTGAATTCTACAGTCAGCACTTCCAGACGCTGGAGCTGAACGTGACCTTCTACCGCTTTCCGCAGCTCTCGTTTCTGGAGCCGTGGTATCAGAATAGCATTCCGGAGTTTCGGTTTGCAGTGAAAGCGCCCCGGCTCATTACGCACTACAAGCAGTTTCATGATACCACGCAGCTGCTCGCCGATTTTTACGGCACTGTGCAGGAGGGCCTAAAGGAAAAGCTGGGTCCCGTGCTTTTTCAGCTGCCGCCGCGCATGACGTTCTCCGAGGAGCGCCTCCTGCGCATCGTGGAAAGCCTCGATCCGGCCTACCAGAATGTGCTGGAGTTCCGGCACCTGAGCTGGTGGGAGGGACAGGTGTTTCAGGAACTCTCGCGACGGCGCATTGCCTTCGCCGGCCAGAGCCACCCGCATCTGCCCGATGAGGTGGTGGCCAACACCGACTTTCTGTACTACCGCTTCCACGGCACTCCGGAGTTGTATAAGTCGCCGTACAGCGAGGATTTTCTGCGCCGCATCACCAACGAAATTCAGGACAGCCAGCACGTAAAACAGGCCTACGTATACTTCAATAACGATATTGATGCCTCGGCCATCGGCAACGCCAAGCAGATGCAGGCTTTAGTGGCCTAG
- a CDS encoding DUF72 domain-containing protein, which translates to MPEIHIGCSGFHYRDWKGVFYPPELPPRKWFGYYCTQFNTLELNVTFYKMPELKALETWYDQSPEGFQFAVKAPRIVTHYKKFNAEAAPVLADFYGTVREGLREKLGPILFQLPPKAAYTEELMGRMLENLDPEFNNFVEFRHPSWWEGEVFRELARHHISFVGQSHPMPLPDEVVANTDMVYYRFHGVPELYKSSYSEEFLQRIADEIQAAPSVKQAYVYFNNGIGGAGVLNAYTLRKLLEGTAKVA; encoded by the coding sequence ATGCCGGAAATTCATATTGGCTGTTCGGGTTTTCATTATCGGGATTGGAAAGGCGTGTTTTATCCGCCAGAGTTGCCTCCACGGAAGTGGTTTGGGTATTACTGCACCCAATTCAATACGCTGGAGCTGAACGTGACCTTCTACAAAATGCCGGAGCTGAAGGCATTGGAAACCTGGTACGACCAAAGCCCCGAAGGCTTTCAGTTCGCGGTGAAGGCCCCGCGCATCGTCACGCACTACAAGAAGTTCAACGCCGAAGCCGCACCCGTGCTGGCCGATTTTTACGGAACCGTACGCGAAGGACTGCGCGAAAAACTAGGGCCGATTCTGTTTCAGCTTCCACCCAAGGCGGCCTACACGGAGGAGCTGATGGGCCGCATGCTCGAAAACCTCGATCCGGAGTTCAACAACTTCGTGGAGTTTCGGCACCCCAGTTGGTGGGAAGGGGAGGTGTTCCGCGAGTTGGCTCGCCACCACATCAGCTTCGTGGGCCAGAGCCACCCGATGCCGCTGCCCGATGAGGTAGTGGCCAACACCGACATGGTGTACTACCGTTTTCACGGCGTGCCGGAGCTGTATAAGTCGTCGTACAGCGAGGAGTTTCTGCAACGCATAGCCGATGAAATACAAGCCGCGCCAAGCGTGAAACAGGCCTACGTGTACTTCAATAATGGCATTGGCGGGGCGGGCGTGCTCAACGCCTATACGCTGCGGAAGCTGCTGGAAGGAACGGCTAAGGTGGCCTAG
- a CDS encoding 2Fe-2S iron-sulfur cluster-binding protein: MADEKPGTPPENAGHDGNRRDFLKKSTLLTAVALTPGPMLHAAEAAWDEKVAAAFEKVPLKLEVNGVKHKLSVEPRTTLLDLLREQLHLTGTKKGCDYGQCGACTVHVDGERVNSCLRLAVMEDGKKITTIEGLADGDKLHPMQEAFVKHDGFQCGYCTPGQIMSAVACVREGHAGSEGEIKEYMSGNICRCGAYSNIVAAIQDVKNGGQKV, from the coding sequence ATGGCAGACGAGAAACCTGGAACTCCTCCGGAAAACGCAGGCCACGACGGCAACCGTCGGGATTTTCTAAAAAAATCAACCTTGCTCACGGCCGTTGCCCTCACACCGGGGCCAATGCTGCATGCTGCTGAGGCGGCCTGGGACGAAAAAGTAGCGGCGGCTTTCGAGAAAGTACCGCTGAAGCTGGAAGTAAACGGCGTAAAACACAAGCTCTCGGTAGAGCCCCGCACCACGCTGCTGGACCTATTGCGCGAGCAACTGCACCTCACCGGCACCAAAAAAGGCTGCGACTACGGCCAGTGCGGCGCCTGCACCGTGCACGTAGATGGTGAGCGGGTAAACTCCTGCCTGCGCCTGGCCGTGATGGAAGACGGCAAGAAAATCACGACCATCGAAGGCCTCGCCGACGGCGACAAGCTGCACCCCATGCAGGAAGCCTTCGTGAAGCACGATGGTTTCCAGTGCGGCTACTGTACGCCTGGCCAGATTATGTCGGCGGTGGCGTGTGTGCGGGAGGGCCACGCGGGTTCCGAGGGAGAGATTAAGGAGTACATGAGCGGCAACATCTGCCGCTGCGGCGCTTATTCCAACATTGTAGCGGCCATTCAGGACGTGAAAAACGGCGGTCAGAAAGTATGA
- a CDS encoding FAD binding domain-containing protein, producing MNQFQYIRPTKQKAAIDALAKDTSAQFVAGGTNLIDLMKRGVMNPQKLVDINKLPLGKIERENGGLRIGALASNTAVSEDKLVLSTQPLLAQALKAGASAQLRNVATVGGNMLQRTRCTYFYDTTMPCNKREPGSGCGALEGINRMHAIFGFSDKCIAVHPSDMSVALVALDATVLVSGPRGDRRIPFADFHRLPGDTPQKDTNLEQGELVTAVDIPDGPFTKNVHYLKVRERASYAFALLSVAAALSLENGTIKDARLAMGGVAHKPWRLNEAEKFLVGKPATEESFRQAADIAMRGAKAFKHNAYKLKLGPNSIVQALKNAAAVA from the coding sequence ATGAACCAGTTCCAATACATTCGGCCCACCAAGCAGAAAGCGGCCATTGATGCGCTAGCCAAGGATACCTCGGCACAGTTCGTGGCCGGCGGCACCAACCTCATCGACTTGATGAAGCGCGGCGTGATGAACCCGCAAAAGCTCGTGGACATCAATAAGTTGCCGCTCGGCAAAATTGAGCGCGAAAATGGTGGCCTACGCATTGGGGCGCTGGCCTCAAACACGGCGGTTTCTGAGGATAAGCTGGTGCTGTCAACGCAGCCGCTGCTGGCGCAGGCCCTGAAGGCGGGTGCTTCGGCCCAGTTGCGCAACGTGGCCACCGTGGGCGGCAATATGCTGCAGCGCACCCGTTGCACGTATTTCTACGACACCACTATGCCGTGCAACAAGCGCGAGCCGGGCTCCGGCTGCGGCGCTCTGGAAGGCATCAACCGCATGCACGCCATCTTCGGCTTCTCCGATAAATGCATTGCCGTGCACCCGTCGGATATGAGCGTGGCCCTGGTGGCCCTCGATGCCACCGTGCTTGTGAGCGGCCCCCGCGGCGACCGACGCATCCCGTTCGCCGACTTCCACCGCCTCCCCGGCGACACGCCCCAGAAGGACACCAACCTGGAGCAAGGCGAACTGGTTACTGCCGTAGATATTCCCGACGGGCCCTTTACCAAAAACGTGCACTACCTGAAAGTGCGCGAGCGGGCTTCCTACGCCTTCGCTCTGCTCTCGGTAGCGGCTGCTCTGAGCCTTGAGAACGGTACCATCAAGGATGCGCGTTTGGCCATGGGCGGCGTAGCGCACAAGCCCTGGCGCCTCAACGAGGCCGAGAAATTCCTGGTGGGCAAGCCCGCCACGGAAGAGTCGTTCCGCCAGGCAGCAGACATAGCCATGCGTGGCGCCAAAGCTTTTAAGCACAACGCCTACAAGCTAAAGCTCGGCCCCAACTCCATTGTGCAGGCCCTGAAAAATGCCGCCGCAGTGGCCTAG